The genome window CTACATCTAGATTTTTTcagatttgagaaaaatatcgTGATTTGACATTTATAATAGTGTTAtttcaagggataatttcaaaaacctcccttgaggttttttgTAGTTCACTTGATACCCTAAAACTTTAGAAATCTCCTTTGGCTCTCATACTTTAAGCTATTTATAATGTTTGAAatccatttcaaaatataatattacaaaattcattttgagaGAAAGAGTATAATTTCATTCCAAATTTGCCCTTCTCTTGTCATTTCTTAATTTCCATAACATATCAAATTATCtcttaatttttgtaaattGATCAATGTggttctttaatgaaaatttaaaagttaATAACAAGGTCGAAAAATGCGTTAATAGTTTTTGTCTCACTAGTTCAGATAAAAAATGTTAAATTACTCAAAATTATGAATGATTTACAATACTGTTAAAAATAACTTCCAATAATTTATAGCCATGATAATACCTTTTTACATCAGTTTCATATAATACAAACAagtttatataatttttagcatgttttttttttaaattttcaagttactgatttgaatgaaaaaatagaaaattcaaaaatatgTAAACAATTGATAGAACTTCTTAAATTAACTTAAAACACTTTTCAATAACGAAAATATTATATTTGCAACATGCAAAATCTTCAAATAAACTTTCAAATATTAACTCTTGGTATTTAAAAAACACACTAAATTTTATCCAATTAGAATAAACCTGCAtactttttgcttttattttttatttattattaatacAGTCACGTGTTTGTAGTAAAaagtaaaacaataaaagggaaattttAGAATGAGATTATATTCACTCtcccaaataaattttttactattatattttaaaattgtaAATGATACAAAAAGGTTAAAGTAAGGGAGgcaaatgagattttttaaagtttgagaTGCCAAGTGAAACTGTCAGAAACCTCGAGAAGGTTTCTTAAATTATCCAtgctttcaaatgaaatttctatTTACTATATTTTGTTACTTGAGATTTCAGAAAATCAACTGCAAGAGCTTTGTTAGAGCAATTTGAAGGTTTAGTCCCTAATTAATTAAAATCTTATGGAGGTCCTTCAAATATTATTTATACTCTTTAGTCACTAAACTATTTTTAAAGTCTCTCAAGTTTCAATTGAAACTTTTTAACCCTAAATTTTTTGTTAGTACTTTGTACCCAAAGTAATACTACAACTAGTCGATGTTTGCttttataataaaaaagaaagaaaaaaaaaagaggaagcaCAAATGAAAGTCATTTTCTGATTCATTTGCACATATATAGTCACGTTACATTTAtgaaatttatatattttgtacATTGAAAAGCTTATCCTTATGTCTCAGGGTTGAATTTTGAAGGAATATCACGAGCATGACAGAGAAAAAAGCAATAATGCTCAAGTGGGTCATTTTTTATAGGATTGAATTTCATAAAAGATCACCACGCATTTATATATCATGAATAAGTCTTCCTTAAGTTTGTCTTTCTTACAAGTTAAAAGAACTTAAAAGTCTTTTTGCACATTTAACATTTCCGTTATTCATAGCTCCGCATTTCTGACCAATTTAATCATCTTATTCACATATAAATTATTGAATTTGTTGTATAAATTTATCAGTGAAGAAAATCTGGAAGAGTAATTTTGGGATTGGTCTCACCTTCTATACTCTCTTCTCTATATTTTCATAGTTTCACAAgtttttatttaattagttgAGGAGGCTTTCGTCTAATAGTTTAGATTGAATATTCATAACTTAAAAATTATGGGTTCAAATTTCTATTCCCCTCTTCACTTTTTAAATCACATTCCTCGCACAAACGTTGGATTTGgacagtgagtaaccaataaatgGTTGGATTTGCTTTCCCTTCTATATCCATCCCTTATACCAATGGTGGGAAAAATGCAAATTAATATGCGGCCGGCCAGCCACCGTCTTTCGTTCTCTCAAATCAATTTGAAGATCGTGCCTAAAATGGATCAATGAGATTCTAACAGGTCTAAATTGGATCCCAAGTAACACAAATATTCTCATTTTTTGTTAGGTATTACAGATGTTAATCTCATCCAAGACCAGAGCTCAAATCCGCTTCACCAATCCCATGCAAAATCCCTTTAGCATGATTTACCTATTAAAACTCGGGATTAATTACCACAGCTACACAATCATAGATAGACTACGTAGTCACCATGTTAATCAATATACACGACAAGACCTATTGACACATGTTGCACTGCTTCAAACGAAATATACTTTGTGATATTAAACTTTTTATTATATCTTACCAAGTATTTAAGGATCGAAAGAGAGAAATGTTGTCATTTTATTCATCCTTGACAAATtacataaaacaaaaaaaaaaggtaacaaTGAAAGTGGAACCAAATATTCTCCCACACATAAATACTACTCTTCTGAGTCTCAGCGAGCAAGTTTCAACCTCAGACACGTCTCGCTGATGGATCGCAAACTCGAATATCATTGTAACTCAGTTACCGTGCCTCTTCTGGTTGATTATGATCAGGAGGGACAAACCCTTTTAGCTAATGAAGCCAATGAATTGAAACCTGAAGGACATGTTTCCAAATTAGCCTCTACATCATTTTGCAAAACTTGTTTCAATGGACTCAATGCTTTGTTAGGTGTTGGGATACTCTCAATCCCATATGCATTATCTTCTGGAGGATGGATAAGCTTAATCCTTTTGCTAATGATAGCATCCTCAGCCCTCTACACTGGCTTATTGATACAAAGATGCATGGCCATGGATTCCACAATCAGAAGCTACCCTGACATCGGTAATCGAGCATTCGGAGCAAAAGGAAGAGCCCTTGTCTCCATTTTAATGCATGCGGAACTTTACTTGGTGGCCACTGGTTTCTTGATTCTTGAAGGAGATAATTTGTCATATTTGTTTCCAAAAGCAGGATTTGAACTTGGTGGTTATAGTATTGATGCAAGACGAAGTTTTGTTATCATGGTCGGGCTTATAATACTTCCCACGGTTTGGTTGAATAACATGGGGGTTCTTTCATATGTCTCAGCTAGTGGTGTCGCTGCATCTCTTGTGCTTCTTTGCTCAGTTTTGTggattggagaatttgatgggATTGGATTTCATGGAAAGGGAAGTTTTGTCCATTGGAATGGAATCCCCACTGCCGTTAGTCTCTATGCTTTCTGTTATTGCGCTCATCCAGTTTTTCCAACCCTATACACTTCCATGAGAGACCAGAAACAATTTTCTAAGGTAATGGAGCTACATTATTGCAATTTAAgctctttatcttttttttttttttggtgcgtATTTTGtgcataaaaatttttttttttttgggttgatttaatCCATAAGTCAATAAAATATAAATCCTTGTATCACCTGATATGTAATTCAATTTCAGATAATATGTATCAGGTGAAT of Coffea arabica cultivar ET-39 chromosome 5c, Coffea Arabica ET-39 HiFi, whole genome shotgun sequence contains these proteins:
- the LOC113689430 gene encoding amino acid transporter AVT1I-like translates to MDRKLEYHCNSVTVPLLVDYDQEGQTLLANEANELKPEGHVSKLASTSFCKTCFNGLNALLGVGILSIPYALSSGGWISLILLLMIASSALYTGLLIQRCMAMDSTIRSYPDIGNRAFGAKGRALVSILMHAELYLVATGFLILEGDNLSYLFPKAGFELGGYSIDARRSFVIMVGLIILPTVWLNNMGVLSYVSASGVAASLVLLCSVLWIGEFDGIGFHGKGSFVHWNGIPTAVSLYAFCYCAHPVFPTLYTSMRDQKQFSKVLVVCFFLSTLIYGLMAISGCLMFGSEVLSQITLNLPSDKISSKIVIYATLITPIAKYALIVTPTVDAIENRLLAGSKKKASSLLIRTCLVLSSVIVALVLPIFGYLMSFVGAFLSVTGSIILPCLCFLKISGICRRCDFQVLIIGGIMCMGFAAMIIGTYTSLLEIISHFVSGD